The sequence AACACAAAATGCCGAATCTCATCAATCCTGAGTTTTCCGTAGTCCGTTGTGAGAAGAAATGGGAAATAACTAAAATATTTCCTTATATAAAACATGTTTTCTTCAAAGAATACTTTCTGTCCAAGCAATCCACCTCACTATCTGTTGTATGTTGATTTTAATTTGAGAACTTAATTTACGCGCTATCTTTTGTGGATATTTGCACTCACAATATCGTTTAATAGCGACATGTCGAATTGGATTTTTAGGTAGCATATCAATACCATCATGGTGATTGGCTATTACGATTTCACCAAGGCACGGCTAAATCAGATAGCCAATGTGTATTCCAATCGCATTGAGCTAAATTTGATTATTTAGCTCAAAAGCAGTATTAAGCCGTGTTCTTAAACATCTAGCATGCTTAAGCATGTGACTGCTCCCCACCGTAAACGGCGAGGCTTCCCACTTCTCAGACCGCAACCCTCTGTTCGACGGATTTACGCGGGTCTCCATGGGCTGAAACGACGAGTCCCGCCGCGTGTAATTCCAATATGCCCTTGTGTCGGATATTGATTGCCGCATTGATATCTCGGTCATGTTCAACTCCACATTCAGGGCATTGCCAGATACGCTTATGTAGTGGCATTTCTGACATTTTATGACCGCAGCAATGACAGGTTTTCGAACTGGCAAACCATTGATCCAGTTTTACCAGATGGACGCCTTTTTCTGCGGCTTTATATTCCAGCTTTGTGATAAAACCATGCCAGCCTGCATCACCGATAGCGCGAGCCAGACAGTGGTTTTTCATCATATTCGCCGATTTCAGTGTCTCTACAATTACCGCTTGGTTTTCGTCAACAATTGCACGAGAGAGTTTGTGTTGAAAATCAGCACGGGCATTGGCTACCCGTTCGTGTACACCTGCAAGCTGTATTCGGGCTTTACGGCGATTAGCACTCCCTTTTTGCTTGCGAGATAAGGCTTTTTGTTTTCGACGTAGGTGACGGCTGGCATTGATAAGGTGGCGCGGATTAGCAATCTTATTGCCGTCTGATTTGATGGCGTAATGACTCAGCCCCACATCAAGCCCCGTGATATTTGATATCAATGTTGGCTTTGCCGGTGCTTCTACCCCGTCATCACAGAGTAGTGACGCATAGTATTTTCCGGTTGCGCTGCGGCTCAGTGTGATACTTTTCAGCGCCCCCGTAATTTCACGATGTAAACGCGCTTCAATCGGTGCGATTTTCGGGATTTTTATCGCGCCATCAATGACTTTGATCCCGACACAATGATAGCTAGATTGTCTGCCATGCTTACTTTTAAACGTGGGAAAACGGGCTTTTAGTTTCGGATTAAAAAAGTTGGAGAAAGCCACGTCAAGGTTAATCACCGCCTGCTGCAATGCTATGGAGTCATATTCTTTAAGCCACCCATATCTGCGGGATTTTTTCGCCACTGCAAGCAGCGGTTTAAGGTCTTTACGCGGGTTTAAATTTACGCCGTGCCGCTGGTAAGCGTCTTTCTTGATGTGCAGCGCTTTGTTGTACGCAAAACGAACCGCACCGAACTGAGCGTTGAGATATTCAGCCTGTTCTGGTGTTGGGTAGATGCGTACTTTTGTTGCTCTTAACATCATCAGCGCTCATTGATATAATGTTTTTATTTTAACACGTTAGGGCAATATATCAATTGAGTAATCATGATGATTTACTGGCGGGATCCCTCAGAAAGCGGCACAGTGTCAGTAAACTGGTCGTGCATCTGATCTTTACGACAAAGTATCGACGTAAGCTATTTGACGGACAGATGATCACTCAACTGCGTGATGCATTTGACTCCGCTGCGGCAAAACTTGAATGCGAAGTTATTGAGATGGACGGAGAGCCTGACCATGTGCATCTGCTGGTTACTTACCCGCCAAAACTGGCGGTCAGTGTGATGGTCAACAATCTGAAATCAGTATCGTCGCGCCTGCTGCGCCAGCAAAACACACATTTATGGACGCAAAGTAAAACGGGACTTTTGTGGTCAAGGTCGTACTTTGTCTGCAGCACCGGAGGGGCAACGATTGAAACACTCAGAGCCTACGTTCAGAGCCAGTCAACGCCTGATTGATCTTTAGAGCCTGCGGGCTTTTCGCCTTATATCCCCCCGCCCGCACTGGGCGAGGGTTTACGGCGTTTTTCGCTAAATGTGTTTTCTTTTTTTCTATTGTCGCTGTTTCATCTTTATTTTTACAGCAATCATGTGAACCGTTTTTATCATGATGATGTTTATGCATAAAGAGGTGCATCAGCGGACAAAGTAATAACATAAAAATAAACCAATTATCTCGTAAAAGTTCCCACATAATCATCTCCTTAAATCACGTTAAAAAAATGATAGGGGTTACTCTAAGAGGAAGGTCTAGTATGGATTTGTTATTTAATCCGTATTTTTGTCAATTACCTTTCCACATGTTAATTTGAGTTTCTCCACAATAATGAGCTTTATAAAATTAAATTTTATCCCTCCCTGCTATACTGTAATAACATTAATATTTTAAGTATTATTAACTATAATTCTCAAATAATAGTTAAAAAGTTATTTAACATGGAGGTTCGGATGAAAATATTTTTTCAAATATTATTAATTGCCTTATTTCTTAATGCCTGCTCTTCATATAAAAAAATAGATGAAAGTAAAAGTGGAAATGTCATTGAGGTTAAATCAGCACTTATTGAAGATGATAATTTGTATATCCTTAGTCGTTCTGCTAACTATCATTTTAAGGGTGAAGCGATTACTGCATTGAAAAAATTTGCCACTTCTAAATATAATGATAAGGTTATTTATTTTAGCGCTAGCCTAGGAATAATGGGGAGCGTTGTTAATGGTAACTATATGATTTATTTAGATCCTAAAGATTTCTCTATAGATGAACTCTATGATCTTGCCAGTAACTATCATTTTTATAAAAGCAATTATCAGTTTAATAGTGATGAGGAAATGATTAAAAATCAGATACCTGATTATCAAAATAGATTTTTTATTATTGGTCAATTTAATGCTAATGGAGAGAGGGTAAATTTATCCAATAAAGATGAATTATTAGAAAAATATCCCTTACCTCAACCTGTTTTTGTCAAAATTAACTATTATTCGAAACATTTAGAACCATCAGAAACATTAAAAACAATCGCATTAGTGCCACTCCAAGCGATGAGTCTTATTTTGATAGCACCGCTTTATATTTTTATTTATTAAAGCTACCTGCCCTTCCCTCGTAGGGACTTATGTCTCTACTGAAATACAGGCACCACCCTTTTATATTCAAAAAACAAAAGATGACACTTAGGATTACCTCTTTTTTTGGTGTTAGGCACAGAAAGTCATATCAAACAAGACACACCTATGCTTGTTGGATGTTATCTGCTGGAGCAAATCCTGCATTCATTGCAACA comes from Proteus vulgaris and encodes:
- the tnpA gene encoding IS200/IS605 family transposase, producing the protein MSNHDDLLAGSLRKRHSVSKLVVHLIFTTKYRRKLFDGQMITQLRDAFDSAAAKLECEVIEMDGEPDHVHLLVTYPPKLAVSVMVNNLKSVSSRLLRQQNTHLWTQSKTGLLWSRSYFVCSTGGATIETLRAYVQSQSTPD
- a CDS encoding DUF2933 domain-containing protein; this translates as MWELLRDNWFIFMLLLCPLMHLFMHKHHHDKNGSHDCCKNKDETATIEKKKTHLAKNAVNPRPVRAGGYKAKSPQALKINQALTGSERRL
- a CDS encoding RNA-guided endonuclease TnpB family protein, producing the protein MLRATKVRIYPTPEQAEYLNAQFGAVRFAYNKALHIKKDAYQRHGVNLNPRKDLKPLLAVAKKSRRYGWLKEYDSIALQQAVINLDVAFSNFFNPKLKARFPTFKSKHGRQSSYHCVGIKVIDGAIKIPKIAPIEARLHREITGALKSITLSRSATGKYYASLLCDDGVEAPAKPTLISNITGLDVGLSHYAIKSDGNKIANPRHLINASRHLRRKQKALSRKQKGSANRRKARIQLAGVHERVANARADFQHKLSRAIVDENQAVIVETLKSANMMKNHCLARAIGDAGWHGFITKLEYKAAEKGVHLVKLDQWFASSKTCHCCGHKMSEMPLHKRIWQCPECGVEHDRDINAAINIRHKGILELHAAGLVVSAHGDPRKSVEQRVAV